From the genome of Virgibacillus proomii, one region includes:
- the nadA gene encoding quinolinate synthase NadA, which translates to MHLLKQLTQSSTTIPKKYLHLSKQEMEYNIRQIKNQLGTSLFIPGHHYQKDEVIQFADAVGDSLQLAQVSEKNSAATYIVFCGVHFMAETADILTTDEQIVLLPDMRAGCSMADMADIYQTKRAWEKLTQQFGDTILPLTYVNSTAAIKSFVGKNGGATVTSSNAHTMIKWAFTQKERILFLPDQHLGRNTAADIGIHLTEMAVWDPIHDELLFSGNPDKIKVILWKGHCSVHENFTLNNIEYVRKQYPNMKIIVHPECKKEVVDASDYNGSTKYIIETIEQTEPGTAWAIGTEMNLVQRLINNHPDKEIISLNPYMCPCLTMNRIDLPHLLWSLESIMEGTPNNQIIVPEDIAANARIALDRMLERA; encoded by the coding sequence ATGCATTTACTAAAGCAGTTGACTCAAAGCTCTACTACTATTCCGAAAAAATACCTTCATTTATCTAAACAGGAAATGGAATATAACATAAGGCAAATTAAAAATCAGTTAGGAACTAGCTTGTTTATTCCCGGTCACCATTATCAAAAAGATGAGGTTATTCAATTTGCTGATGCAGTTGGAGATTCACTTCAGTTGGCACAAGTATCTGAAAAAAATTCAGCTGCAACCTATATCGTTTTTTGTGGTGTCCATTTCATGGCAGAAACTGCTGATATCTTAACGACCGACGAACAAATTGTTTTATTGCCCGATATGAGAGCAGGTTGTTCGATGGCTGATATGGCAGATATTTATCAAACGAAACGAGCGTGGGAAAAGCTAACCCAGCAATTTGGCGATACTATCTTACCATTGACGTATGTTAATTCTACAGCTGCAATTAAGTCATTTGTCGGGAAAAATGGCGGTGCAACTGTAACATCTTCCAATGCACACACCATGATTAAATGGGCATTTACTCAAAAAGAACGAATTCTATTTTTACCTGATCAACATTTAGGAAGAAATACTGCAGCAGATATTGGCATTCATTTAACGGAAATGGCTGTTTGGGATCCGATTCACGATGAACTTCTTTTTTCCGGTAACCCGGATAAAATAAAAGTAATTTTATGGAAAGGTCATTGCTCCGTACATGAAAATTTTACGTTAAACAATATTGAGTATGTTCGAAAACAGTATCCAAATATGAAAATTATTGTGCATCCGGAATGTAAAAAAGAAGTCGTTGATGCTTCAGATTATAATGGTAGTACCAAATATATTATTGAAACGATTGAACAGACAGAACCGGGGACAGCTTGGGCAATCGGAACGGAAATGAATCTGGTCCAACGTTTAATCAACAACCATCCGGATAAGGAAATTATCTCGTTAAATCCCTATATGTGCCCATGCTTAACAATGAATCGTATTGATTTGCCACATCTCCTCTGGTCTTTGGAATCCATTATGGAGGGAACACCGAATAATCAGATTATTGTTCCGGAGGACATTGCTGCTAACGCTCGTATTGCACTTGATCGCATGCTAGAAAGGGCATGA
- the nadC gene encoding carboxylating nicotinate-nucleotide diphosphorylase has translation MNTLKLRALLEQFFLEDIGNGDITAQHLFARNKQGNMQLTAKAPGVFCGEEIIQHGFTLLNSMMQINIQHNNGDRLVTGDEIAVITGPMVDLLQAERVILNLIQRMSGIATVTSQAVKLVQGTNTKICDTRKTTPGLRMLEKHAVRCGGGYNHRYGLYDTVMLKDNHILFAKSITNAVETLRAQLGHTVKIEIEVETEEQLREAIANKVDIIMFDNCSPTTITSWINQVPSSIITEASGGIELSQIPAYAASGVDYISLGYLTHSAPSLDISATVHI, from the coding sequence ATCAATACTCTAAAACTAAGAGCCCTGCTTGAGCAATTCTTTTTAGAAGATATAGGAAACGGTGATATTACCGCCCAACATCTATTTGCTAGAAACAAACAAGGAAACATGCAGCTAACAGCTAAAGCCCCAGGAGTTTTTTGCGGAGAAGAAATCATTCAACATGGTTTTACTTTATTAAACTCAATGATGCAAATAAACATACAACATAACAATGGAGATCGGTTAGTGACAGGTGACGAAATCGCTGTGATAACTGGACCTATGGTGGATTTACTACAGGCAGAAAGAGTTATTTTAAATCTAATTCAACGAATGAGCGGGATCGCTACAGTAACTTCTCAAGCAGTGAAATTAGTCCAAGGTACAAATACTAAGATTTGCGATACCCGAAAAACTACTCCAGGCTTACGAATGTTAGAAAAACACGCTGTTCGCTGTGGCGGCGGCTACAATCATCGATATGGACTTTATGACACAGTAATGTTAAAGGATAATCATATTTTGTTTGCCAAATCGATAACGAATGCCGTAGAAACTTTAAGAGCTCAACTTGGACACACCGTTAAAATAGAAATAGAAGTGGAAACAGAAGAACAATTAAGAGAGGCGATAGCGAATAAAGTAGATATTATTATGTTCGATAATTGTTCACCAACAACAATTACGTCTTGGATTAATCAAGTACCTTCCTCGATTATTACGGAAGCATCAGGAGGAATTGAGCTAAGTCAAATACCAGCTTATGCTGCTAGTGGTGTAGATTATATTTCATTAGGCTATTTAACCCATTCGGCACCGTCTTTAGATATAAGTGCAACAGTCCACATATAG
- the nadB gene encoding L-aspartate oxidase: MNKVDVIIVGSGIAGLQLAYELSKQLKVFIITKSRITNSNSYRAQGGIAAAVSIKDDPYLHFHDTIMAGEGHGEASAVLELVNEGKQVIKELIEAGAPFDFQADGELALGLEGAHSEARILHCGGDQTGKYLIEFFMKKLMLSPNITWIQEEMVIDLVLNKAGCCIGVKTKNQAGNCITYLAPHTVLATGGAGGLYPNTSNDSTIAGDGIALAYRAGAKITDLEFFQFHPTLLTINGKAIGLVSEAVRGAGAVLVNEHNERIMQHVHPLKDLAPRHIVAYELLNQLTAGNRVYLDITNVKDFTIRFPTISTMCLDHYIDLNAGKLPVSPGAHFMMGGIVIDKWGASSVQGLYAIGEVAASGVHGANRLASNSLLEGLVYGKRLGTYLLVNGMNRSGMDFTPVLPKRQALIQLPFTIQELQTSMLRSVGIIRNHNELATQLSWLESWGIDPFRQIESCDQPLIQTYYMWIVARLITESALLRTESRGGHIRSDFLDKDEHWLQKRIIHFQTNDRMEITYDQYSKTKSPA; encoded by the coding sequence TTGAATAAAGTAGATGTTATCATTGTTGGCAGTGGCATAGCCGGATTACAGTTAGCCTATGAACTTAGCAAACAATTAAAGGTATTCATTATTACAAAAAGCCGAATAACGAATAGCAATTCTTATCGGGCACAAGGAGGGATTGCAGCAGCTGTATCCATAAAGGATGATCCTTACCTCCATTTCCACGATACAATAATGGCTGGTGAAGGGCATGGTGAAGCATCAGCTGTACTTGAATTAGTAAATGAAGGAAAACAAGTCATCAAGGAACTAATCGAGGCTGGGGCACCATTTGATTTTCAAGCAGACGGAGAACTGGCGTTAGGCCTTGAAGGCGCCCATAGTGAAGCCCGAATATTGCATTGCGGCGGGGATCAAACAGGAAAATATTTGATTGAATTTTTCATGAAAAAATTAATGTTATCCCCTAATATTACTTGGATTCAAGAGGAGATGGTTATCGACCTTGTGCTAAATAAAGCAGGCTGCTGTATTGGAGTAAAAACAAAAAACCAAGCTGGTAACTGTATAACTTATCTAGCACCACATACTGTGTTAGCAACAGGTGGAGCTGGTGGGCTCTATCCAAACACATCAAATGATTCAACGATTGCAGGAGATGGGATAGCTTTAGCTTACCGCGCAGGTGCAAAAATTACCGATTTAGAATTTTTTCAATTTCACCCTACTCTGCTAACGATAAATGGAAAAGCAATTGGTCTTGTATCTGAAGCAGTTAGAGGTGCAGGTGCGGTACTAGTTAATGAACATAATGAAAGAATTATGCAACATGTACATCCATTAAAAGATTTAGCACCAAGGCATATCGTCGCATATGAACTGTTAAACCAATTAACAGCTGGTAATAGAGTGTATTTAGATATTACTAATGTTAAAGATTTCACAATTAGATTCCCAACGATCAGCACGATGTGTTTAGATCATTATATCGATTTAAATGCTGGAAAACTCCCTGTCTCACCAGGAGCTCATTTTATGATGGGAGGTATTGTTATTGATAAATGGGGAGCTTCATCTGTACAAGGACTTTATGCAATTGGCGAAGTAGCTGCTAGTGGAGTTCACGGTGCAAATCGTTTAGCGAGTAATTCATTGCTGGAAGGACTCGTATATGGTAAACGCTTGGGAACTTATCTGCTAGTAAATGGTATGAACCGAAGCGGGATGGACTTTACCCCTGTTCTCCCAAAGAGACAAGCACTTATTCAACTTCCTTTTACAATTCAAGAACTACAAACATCTATGTTGCGGTCAGTTGGGATTATTCGCAATCATAACGAATTAGCTACTCAATTATCATGGTTAGAGTCTTGGGGGATCGACCCCTTTAGACAAATAGAAAGCTGTGATCAGCCTTTGATTCAAACCTATTATATGTGGATTGTCGCACGCTTGATAACAGAATCTGCTTTATTACGTACAGAAAGCAGAGGAGGCCATATTCGTTCCGATTTTCTCGATAAAGATGAACACTGGCTGCAAAAAAGAATTATTCATTTTCAAACAAATGATAGGATGGAGATTACCTATGATCAATACTCTAAAACTAAGAGCCCTGCTTGA
- a CDS encoding IscS subfamily cysteine desulfurase, translating to MKYFDYAATTPIDPEVLEVYQTVASTYWGNPSSLHHIGSQAKELLENSRMALAKLLHVPARGIYFTSGGTEANQLAITSLAFSQSHRGKHIITSMAEHSSVFSALGYLKGFGFEITHIPYLANGQLDFLALERAIRSDTILVTISHVNGEIGSIQPLAKISARLKQRQIMFHTDCVQSFGKIDLKPLFSLVDSFSISAHKIYGPKGVGAIFINPNYAVKGIFPFETHEHGLRGGTVNTPGIAAFAGAALKNTETDWGHVNALRKLFLDNLEKELKSKYRILESPQQQIPHIIGLAFHGYEGQLIMLECNRKGFCISTGSACGQALSISGRTMIAMGYSEDEQKEFVRISFGKDTKKEDVIQLVQVLKNSIQDRSNGW from the coding sequence TTGAAATATTTTGATTATGCTGCGACGACGCCTATAGATCCAGAAGTATTGGAAGTTTATCAAACGGTAGCTTCCACTTATTGGGGAAACCCAAGCAGTTTGCATCATATCGGCAGTCAAGCTAAGGAATTGTTAGAAAATAGTCGTATGGCATTAGCTAAATTGTTACATGTTCCAGCTAGAGGAATTTATTTTACATCCGGAGGGACAGAAGCTAACCAGCTTGCGATTACATCACTTGCTTTTAGCCAATCTCACCGTGGGAAGCATATTATTACGTCAATGGCTGAACATTCTTCTGTGTTTTCTGCGTTAGGGTATTTAAAAGGATTTGGTTTTGAAATAACCCATATACCTTACCTAGCAAATGGGCAATTAGATTTTTTAGCATTAGAGAGGGCGATACGCAGTGATACCATCTTGGTTACAATTAGTCATGTTAATGGAGAAATTGGCTCTATTCAACCATTAGCGAAGATTAGTGCACGTCTTAAACAACGGCAAATCATGTTTCATACGGATTGTGTACAGTCATTTGGCAAAATTGATTTAAAGCCACTATTTTCGCTAGTGGATAGCTTTTCTATATCTGCTCATAAGATTTATGGACCAAAGGGAGTAGGGGCCATATTTATTAATCCGAATTACGCGGTTAAAGGAATATTTCCTTTCGAAACGCATGAACATGGATTAAGGGGTGGAACCGTTAATACTCCAGGTATTGCAGCTTTTGCAGGAGCAGCGTTAAAAAACACAGAAACTGACTGGGGTCATGTCAACGCTTTAAGGAAATTGTTTTTAGATAACTTAGAAAAAGAATTGAAAAGTAAATACAGAATATTGGAATCGCCACAACAGCAAATTCCACATATTATTGGTCTTGCGTTTCACGGATATGAGGGACAATTAATTATGCTAGAATGTAATAGAAAAGGGTTCTGTATTTCAACAGGAAGTGCTTGTGGTCAAGCATTGTCGATTTCAGGTAGAACGATGATAGCGATGGGGTATTCAGAAGATGAGCAAAAAGAATTTGTACGCATTTCTTTTGGGAAAGATACAAAGAAAGAAGATGTTATTCAACTTGTTCAAGTGTTAAAAAATAGTATACAGGATAGAAGTAATGGATGGTGA
- a CDS encoding transcription repressor NadR gives MSETRKVLGEERRTLILNMLKKSDKPITGSELAGTTNVSRQVIVNDVTLLKARGESIIATSQGYMYLVESGNGSIERTIACQHSPEQVEEELNLLVDHGITVKDVKIEHSVYGDLTASIMVSNRKEVEQFVNKIMTTGASYLSELTGGVHLHTLIAKDEEQIEEAEQALSKAGFLIETND, from the coding sequence TTGAGTGAAACGAGAAAGGTTCTTGGTGAGGAGCGAAGAACACTAATCTTAAACATGCTGAAAAAATCGGATAAACCTATAACAGGCAGTGAGCTTGCCGGAACAACAAATGTGAGTCGACAAGTTATTGTTAATGATGTAACGCTTTTAAAAGCACGAGGGGAATCCATCATTGCTACTAGTCAAGGCTATATGTATTTAGTAGAATCTGGTAATGGATCAATTGAAAGGACGATTGCCTGTCAACATAGCCCTGAACAAGTAGAGGAAGAATTAAATCTTCTGGTTGACCATGGTATCACAGTGAAAGATGTTAAAATAGAACATAGTGTTTATGGAGATTTAACTGCATCTATTATGGTATCTAACCGTAAAGAGGTAGAACAATTTGTTAACAAAATTATGACTACCGGAGCATCCTATCTTTCAGAACTTACTGGGGGTGTCCACTTACACACGCTTATTGCTAAAGATGAAGAGCAGATAGAAGAAGCTGAACAAGCTTTAAGCAAAGCGGGGTTTTTAATCGAAACAAATGATTAA
- a CDS encoding peptide MFS transporter: MSSISKEEIVQSVPQKGFVGHPKGLFTLFFTEFWERFSYYGMRAILLYYMYTELSSGGLGIADSTANSIMAIYGSLVYMSGIIGGWIADRLLGTQKTVFYGGLLIMVGHIVLALPAGISGLFVSMFLIVMGTGLLKPNVSSVVGDLYRLSDARRDSGFSIFYMGINMGAFIAPFIVGTLGQKYNYHLGFGVAAVGMLVGLIVFMVTKKQYLGLAGTYVPNPLGKEEKKKVFARIVIGIVAIIVLGAITINNGILTINRFTYLVSILGILIPTIYFIVMYRSPKTNADEKSRLIAYIPLFIAAIMFWAIQEQGSIILARYADKRTDLDFLGIELQSSWFQSLNPIFIVALAPVFAGLWIKLGERQPSTSKKFSLGLFFAGLSFLVMIFPAVLNGTESLVSPIWLVLSFFLVVIGELCLSPVGLSATTKLAPTAFSAQTMSLWFLTNASAQAINAQIVKLYKPTTEIIYFGVIGSLSILLGVILFLVSPKIQRYMKGIR; encoded by the coding sequence ATGTCAAGTATTAGTAAAGAAGAAATCGTGCAAAGTGTCCCGCAAAAGGGCTTTGTGGGTCATCCTAAAGGACTCTTTACCTTATTCTTCACGGAATTTTGGGAACGTTTTTCGTATTATGGCATGCGTGCGATCTTACTTTATTACATGTATACGGAGTTGTCCAGCGGCGGTTTAGGTATCGCAGATAGTACTGCCAATTCAATTATGGCAATTTATGGATCACTAGTATATATGTCGGGAATTATTGGTGGTTGGATCGCTGACCGTTTACTAGGAACGCAAAAGACCGTTTTTTATGGCGGTTTGTTAATCATGGTCGGTCATATAGTTTTAGCATTACCAGCAGGTATATCTGGCTTATTTGTTTCCATGTTTTTAATTGTTATGGGTACAGGACTCTTGAAGCCAAATGTATCTAGTGTAGTCGGTGATCTATACAGACTATCTGATGCAAGACGTGACTCTGGTTTTAGTATTTTTTATATGGGGATTAATATGGGAGCGTTCATTGCGCCTTTCATTGTAGGTACCTTAGGGCAAAAATACAATTATCATTTAGGCTTTGGTGTCGCAGCAGTAGGGATGTTAGTAGGCTTGATTGTGTTTATGGTAACTAAAAAACAATATCTTGGACTTGCGGGTACTTATGTGCCAAATCCGCTCGGGAAAGAGGAAAAGAAAAAAGTTTTTGCACGAATTGTAATAGGTATTGTGGCTATTATTGTTCTAGGAGCTATAACTATTAATAACGGAATCTTAACAATTAATCGTTTTACTTATCTGGTAAGTATTTTGGGAATTCTAATACCAACCATTTATTTTATTGTCATGTACCGCAGTCCGAAAACGAATGCAGATGAAAAATCAAGACTTATAGCGTATATTCCCCTATTTATCGCAGCTATTATGTTTTGGGCTATACAAGAACAAGGCTCCATCATATTAGCGAGGTATGCAGATAAACGGACGGACCTTGATTTTCTTGGTATTGAATTGCAATCATCATGGTTTCAATCATTAAATCCAATCTTTATTGTGGCATTAGCCCCAGTTTTTGCAGGATTGTGGATAAAATTAGGTGAGAGACAACCATCCACGTCAAAGAAATTTTCTCTTGGATTATTTTTTGCAGGGCTATCCTTTCTTGTTATGATTTTTCCTGCTGTACTAAATGGAACAGAAAGTTTGGTAAGTCCGATCTGGCTAGTGCTCAGCTTTTTCCTAGTGGTAATTGGTGAACTTTGTTTATCTCCTGTTGGCTTATCGGCAACTACAAAGCTTGCTCCAACAGCATTTTCAGCTCAAACGATGAGTCTTTGGTTTTTAACAAATGCTTCTGCTCAAGCAATTAATGCACAAATTGTAAAGCTGTATAAACCTACCACCGAAATTATTTATTTTGGAGTTATTGGTAGCTTATCGATTCTTTTGGGAGTTATTTTATTTTTAGTCTCACCAAAGATCCAGCGATATATGAAGGGAATACGTTAG
- a CDS encoding YhdT family protein has protein sequence MKQQHLKIANREALIGVGLVIFNFIWWFAFAYGLGSKDPDEYTYILGLPDWFFYSCVLGFIVMAVLVTIIVKKFFVAIPFDEEKKKE, from the coding sequence GTGAAGCAGCAACATTTAAAAATTGCAAATCGTGAAGCGCTGATTGGTGTTGGCTTAGTCATTTTTAATTTTATCTGGTGGTTTGCATTTGCTTATGGTCTAGGAAGTAAAGATCCCGATGAATATACATATATTTTAGGCTTGCCCGATTGGTTTTTCTATAGCTGTGTGCTAGGGTTTATTGTTATGGCAGTGCTCGTTACTATAATTGTGAAAAAGTTTTTTGTCGCTATTCCATTTGATGAGGAGAAGAAAAAAGAATGA
- the panF gene encoding sodium/pantothenate symporter has protein sequence MNWESLVPLIIILVIIFGVGIWAGGYLRTSTDFVEDYFLGGRSLGGFVLAMTMTATYGSASSFIGGPGTAYNEGLGWVLLAMSQVATGYFVLMVLGKKFAVVTRKYKALTMVDFLKERYQSKWVVIFSAVSIIIFLFSAMAAQWIGGARLIESLMGINYTSALFVFAISVLIYVTVGGFRAVALTDAIQGSIMFIGTLILLVAVIIAGGGVPTIIADLKAMNPNLITPYGSNGQLTPAYVSSFWILVGVGVVALPQIAVRAMSYKNSQSMHRAIIIGTIVVGFIMLNMHLIGVFAKPILPDIEVGDRVMPLIALEVMPNWLAGIVLAAPMAAIMSTVDSLLLLVSSTIVKDVFLNYVKPHASHQFIKRLSFGITALLGVIVFLMALNPPDLIIWLNLFAFGGLEAAFIWPIVLGLYWKKGNKYGALASMFVGVGLYILSDSFFPQPFGLHSVVLPVVVSFIVYVFVSIITDKQVARLEG, from the coding sequence ATGAACTGGGAGTCACTAGTACCATTAATTATTATTCTAGTTATTATCTTTGGGGTCGGAATCTGGGCAGGTGGTTATTTAAGGACATCCACTGATTTTGTCGAGGATTATTTTTTAGGTGGCAGAAGCCTTGGGGGATTTGTACTGGCAATGACAATGACTGCTACGTATGGAAGTGCTAGTAGTTTTATTGGCGGACCTGGTACAGCATATAATGAAGGGCTTGGCTGGGTACTGCTTGCCATGTCGCAAGTTGCTACGGGCTATTTTGTATTAATGGTTCTAGGAAAGAAATTTGCCGTTGTTACACGAAAATATAAAGCTTTAACGATGGTTGATTTTTTAAAGGAACGGTATCAATCGAAATGGGTAGTCATTTTTTCAGCAGTAAGTATTATTATTTTTTTATTTTCTGCGATGGCAGCTCAATGGATTGGCGGCGCAAGATTAATTGAGTCATTAATGGGAATTAACTATACTTCTGCCTTATTTGTGTTCGCTATTTCTGTGTTAATTTATGTTACCGTCGGTGGTTTCCGTGCTGTAGCTTTAACCGATGCAATTCAAGGAAGTATTATGTTTATCGGCACACTCATTCTGTTAGTAGCGGTTATTATTGCTGGTGGTGGAGTGCCAACGATTATTGCGGATTTAAAAGCAATGAATCCCAATTTAATTACTCCCTATGGATCTAATGGTCAGTTAACCCCTGCTTATGTTTCTTCATTTTGGATACTGGTAGGTGTAGGAGTTGTAGCACTTCCGCAAATCGCTGTTAGAGCCATGTCTTATAAAAATTCACAATCCATGCATCGAGCCATTATTATCGGTACGATTGTCGTTGGATTTATTATGTTAAATATGCATTTAATTGGTGTTTTTGCAAAGCCAATTTTACCAGATATTGAGGTCGGTGATAGGGTAATGCCGCTTATCGCATTAGAAGTAATGCCAAATTGGCTGGCTGGAATTGTATTAGCCGCCCCAATGGCGGCAATTATGTCAACGGTAGATTCTCTATTACTATTGGTTAGTTCCACCATCGTCAAAGATGTATTTTTAAATTATGTGAAGCCTCATGCGTCGCATCAATTTATTAAACGATTAAGTTTTGGCATAACGGCATTATTAGGAGTTATTGTATTTCTTATGGCTCTAAACCCGCCAGATCTAATTATTTGGCTTAATTTGTTTGCTTTCGGTGGTTTGGAAGCGGCGTTTATTTGGCCGATTGTTCTGGGATTATATTGGAAAAAAGGGAATAAGTACGGAGCGCTTGCATCTATGTTTGTTGGAGTCGGATTATATATCCTATCAGATAGCTTTTTTCCACAACCATTTGGGCTTCATTCCGTTGTCCTGCCAGTAGTCGTTTCGTTTATTGTTTATGTATTCGTTAGCATAATTACCGATAAACAGGTTGCAAGGCTAGAAGGATAA
- a CDS encoding acetoacetate--CoA ligase, whose amino-acid sequence MKQVKEGTLLWEPSEKRKQAAKINHYMKWLAAHRQMNFQNYHSLWEWSVQDIEGFWESIWDYFDIQAMNHYKTILSSHKMPGAKWFSEATINYTEHVFRNRTSNEPAIIHSSENRPISEISWQKLYQDTAAMQQTMKKLGIQKGDRVVAYLPNIYEAVVAFLATASLGAIWSSASPDFGTQSVIDRFQQIEPKLFFTIDGYLYGGKEFDRTTVAAQIQSSLPTLEATIAIPYLNQKATFSSLQPVIFWDQALQASGNLSLNVEYVLFNDPLWVLFSSGTTGKPKPIVQSQGGILLEHLKALTFHADLGEGDRFFWYTTTGWMMWNFLVGGLLTGSTIILYDGNPAYPTKDILWKLAEKTKMTLFGTSASYITSCMKDTLKPYQQYDLHYLKNISSTGSPLPPEGFQWCYENVKRDLWIASASGGTDVCTAFILGVPILPVFAGELQCRGLGAKIESFNDDGDSVIDEVGELVLTEPFPSMPIYFWNDPDGSQLNNSYFDMFPGIWRHGDYLKITKRNTCVIYGRSDATINRGGIRIGTSEIYRAVDHVAEVADSLIVDIPRADGESFVPLFVVMKEGYHLTEAIKQNIKQKIRNHCSPRHVPTGIYQVPDLPKTLNGKKLEIPVKKILMGKPMEQVVNKGSLHNAEALDAFYQFAEKMKV is encoded by the coding sequence ATGAAGCAAGTTAAAGAAGGCACATTGCTATGGGAGCCTAGTGAGAAACGCAAACAAGCCGCGAAAATTAATCATTACATGAAATGGTTAGCTGCACATAGACAGATGAATTTCCAGAATTATCATTCTCTATGGGAGTGGTCTGTTCAAGATATTGAAGGATTTTGGGAAAGTATATGGGATTATTTTGATATTCAAGCAATGAACCACTATAAAACGATTTTATCCTCTCATAAGATGCCAGGTGCAAAGTGGTTTTCAGAAGCAACGATTAACTACACGGAACATGTTTTTCGTAACAGAACGTCAAATGAACCTGCAATTATTCACAGTTCAGAAAACCGCCCTATTTCGGAAATCTCTTGGCAGAAACTGTATCAGGATACAGCTGCGATGCAACAGACGATGAAGAAACTTGGCATCCAAAAAGGAGATCGGGTCGTTGCCTATCTCCCTAATATTTACGAAGCAGTTGTTGCCTTTTTAGCAACAGCTAGTCTAGGAGCAATTTGGTCAAGTGCTTCTCCTGATTTCGGAACGCAAAGTGTCATAGACCGTTTTCAGCAAATTGAGCCTAAATTATTCTTTACTATAGATGGCTATCTGTATGGTGGAAAGGAATTTGATCGCACAACAGTAGCGGCACAGATTCAGTCAAGCCTGCCAACATTAGAAGCAACCATTGCCATTCCATATTTAAACCAAAAAGCAACCTTTTCATCCTTACAACCTGTTATTTTTTGGGATCAAGCTCTTCAGGCATCGGGAAATCTCTCATTGAATGTTGAATACGTTTTATTTAATGATCCACTATGGGTATTATTTTCTTCCGGTACTACAGGAAAGCCGAAACCAATCGTACAAAGCCAAGGCGGAATTTTACTGGAACATTTAAAAGCATTAACCTTTCATGCTGATTTAGGTGAGGGAGATCGCTTTTTTTGGTATACGACAACAGGATGGATGATGTGGAATTTCCTTGTAGGAGGATTATTAACAGGCAGTACGATTATATTATATGACGGAAATCCCGCCTATCCGACGAAAGATATTCTATGGAAATTAGCTGAAAAAACAAAGATGACATTGTTTGGCACAAGTGCAAGTTATATCACGTCTTGTATGAAAGATACTTTAAAGCCTTATCAACAATATGATCTTCATTATTTAAAAAACATTAGCTCTACAGGTTCACCGCTTCCTCCAGAGGGGTTTCAATGGTGCTATGAAAACGTCAAACGTGATTTATGGATCGCCTCAGCCAGTGGCGGTACGGATGTATGTACTGCTTTTATTCTTGGAGTACCTATTTTACCCGTTTTTGCGGGAGAATTACAATGTCGTGGTCTTGGAGCAAAAATTGAAAGCTTTAATGATGATGGTGATTCCGTCATTGATGAGGTAGGCGAGCTTGTATTGACAGAGCCGTTTCCTTCCATGCCGATTTATTTTTGGAACGATCCAGATGGCTCTCAATTAAACAACAGTTATTTTGATATGTTCCCTGGAATATGGCGTCATGGCGATTACCTAAAAATTACGAAACGCAATACATGTGTTATTTATGGGCGTTCAGATGCAACCATTAATCGTGGAGGGATACGGATTGGCACAAGTGAAATTTATCGCGCAGTCGACCATGTGGCTGAAGTTGCTGACAGCTTAATTGTTGATATTCCAAGGGCTGACGGTGAGTCATTTGTTCCACTATTCGTCGTTATGAAGGAAGGATACCATTTAACAGAAGCTATTAAACAGAACATTAAACAGAAAATCCGTAACCATTGCTCACCACGGCATGTTCCTACAGGCATTTATCAAGTGCCTGATCTTCCAAAGACATTAAACGGGAAAAAATTAGAGATACCTGTAAAAAAAATTTTAATGGGAAAACCGATGGAACAAGTCGTAAATAAAGGATCACTGCATAATGCTGAAGCGTTAGATGCGTTCTACCAATTTGCAGAAAAAATGAAAGTTTAA